The following are encoded in a window of Castanea sativa cultivar Marrone di Chiusa Pesio chromosome 9, ASM4071231v1 genomic DNA:
- the LOC142610994 gene encoding uncharacterized protein LOC142610994 translates to MDLWLLIVALLMMCVNGVRGSIHEYRNEGFIPQSNDSNAFFFHGGSEGLYASKLHHSSSISQHTGNNNNPSLKGKSFIRFETVTFVRTKESASKQNEMQPNTGLVEAIILEVKDRKRIGGSFLKSNLICCNPGLAEAGSCKLGQVIIQKNEDNPEWPKRIQTFFAGNKEETKVDTPDVEINSTGMYYLYFMFCDQNLKGTLIKGRTVWRNPDGYLPGKMAPLMTFYGFMSLAYLVLGLLWFLRFVQFWRDITQLHYHITAVIALGMCEMAVWYFEYVNFNSTGHRPMGITLWAVTFSSVKKTLSRLLLLVVSMGYGVVKPTLGGLTSRVLLLGAVYFFATEALELVEHLGNINDFSGKTKLFLFLPVTFLDSCFILWIFASLSRTLEKLQLRRNTAKLELYRKFTNSLAVSVLLSIAWIGFELYFNATDPLSELWQIAWIIPAFWILLAYFLLVLICILWAPSRNPTRYAYLEETGDDFDEEGISLTGGAMVSGDVAGKLERKGLSAGLGEDLEEDKRE, encoded by the exons ATGGATTTATGGCTTTTGATTGTAGCGTTGTTGATGATGTGCGTAAATGGAGTGAGGGGTTCGATCCACGAGTACAGAAACGAAGGGTTTATTCCACAGTCAAATGACTCAAATGCTTTCTTCTTCCATGGCGGCAGTGAAGGCCTTTACGCTTCTAAGCTCCACCACTCCTCCTCCATTTCCCAACATACTGGCAATAACAATAACCCTAGCCTTAAGGGCAAGTCCTTCATCAg GTTTGAAACTGTTACTTTTGTGAGGACGAAAGAGTCTGCTAGTAAGCAGAATGAGATGCAACCGAACACGGGGTTGGTGGAAGCTATCATACTTGAGGTAAAAGACAGGAAAAGGATTGGAGGTTCTttcctaaaatccaatttgatATGCTGCAACCCGGGTCTTGCAGAGGCTGGATCCTGCAAATTAGGACAGgttattatacaaaaaaatgaggataaTCCCGAGTGGCCTAAACGCATTCAAACCTTCTTTGCAGGAAATAAAGAAGAAACTAAAGTAGATACCCCAGATGTTGAAATAAATAGTACTGGAATGTACTacctttattttatgttttgtgatcAGAATCTTAAGGGCACATTAATCAAAGGAAGGACTGTGTGGAGGAACCCAGATGGTTATTTACCTGGGAAGATGGCTCCTTTGATGACATTCTATGGTTTCATGTCTTTAGCTTACCTTGTACTTGGTCTACTCTGGTTTCTAAGGTTTGTTCAATTCTGGAGGGATATTACACAATTGCACTACCACATTACAGCTGTAATTGCTCTAGGAATGTGTGAAATGGCTGTCTGGTACTTTGAATAtgtcaatttcaattcaactgGACATCGACCTATGGGCATTACTTTGTGGGCTGTAACTTTTAGCTCTGTCAAGAAGACTTTGTCTCGCCTTCTTCTTTTGGTCGTATCAATGGGCTATGGTGTGGTGAAGCCAACTCTTGGTGGTTTAACCTCTAGAGTACTTCTTCTTGGTGCAGTATATTTTTTTGCAACGGAGGCACTTGAGCTAGTTGAACACTTGGGGAACATTAATGATTTTTCTGGAAAGACAAAGTTATTTTTGTTCCTACCTGTTACTTTCCTGGATTCCTGCTTTATTCTATGGATTTTCGCATCATTATCAAGAACTTTAGAAAAACTTCAG CTAAGGAGAAACACGGCTAAACTGGAACTCTATCGCAAATTTACTAATTCTCTTGCAGTGTCTGTGCTGCTCTCTATTGCTTGGATTGGCTTTGAG CTATACTTCAATGCAACTGACCCTTTAAGTGAGCTGTGGCAAATTGCCTGGATCATTCCAGCGTTCTGGATTCTACTTGCATACTTTCTCTTGGTGCTAATATGTATCCTCTGGGCTCCTTCACGTAACCCAACTAG ATACGCATATTTAGAGGAGACAGGAGATGACTTTGATGAGGAGGGTATCTCATTGACAGGTGGTGCAATGGTGAGCGGGGATGTGGCAGGTAAGCTGGAAAGGAAGGGCCTGAGCGCTGGGCTTGGAGAAGATCTTGAGGAAGATAAGCGAGAGTAG